A stretch of the Nosocomiicoccus ampullae genome encodes the following:
- a CDS encoding YisL family protein has product MFHLHLTAIVITFILFLVTYFSYKKDPSRDNRRAFILHMTLRLFYIIVLFSGVMIFIQNLSIIGNIDKGHMMYGIKALLGLLTIGLMEMTLVREKKQTKVQTFLIIAIVLVIVTVLLGSYLPLGTL; this is encoded by the coding sequence ATGTTTCATTTGCACTTAACAGCTATTGTTATTACGTTTATATTATTTTTAGTGACGTATTTCTCATATAAAAAAGATCCGTCACGAGACAACCGTCGAGCGTTCATTTTACACATGACGCTAAGACTCTTCTATATCATCGTGTTATTCAGTGGTGTGATGATTTTCATCCAAAACTTAAGCATCATTGGTAATATTGATAAAGGTCATATGATGTACGGTATTAAAGCGTTACTCGGACTCCTTACAATCGGGTTAATGGAGATGACATTAGTACGCGAGAAAAAACAAACGAAAGTACAAACGTTCCTAATTATTGCGATTGTATTAGTCATCGTAACAGTATTACTTGGATCTTACTTACCACTTGGAACATTATAA